From the genome of Pseudoxanthomonas sp.:
CGGCCATCAGCGCGATCGGGAAGCGGCGCATCAGCCGGGTCAATGCCGCGGCCGAGGCGACCGGCTGTTCCGCCAGCTCGCACCCGGCATCGGCCAGTGCGGGCAGGCCGCGCAGGGCGTCGGTCTCGCTCCAGGCCATGTTGATGTCCACGCGCACCGCGGCACGGTCGCCGACGGCGCGCTTGATCGCGGCCACATGGGCCACGTCCTCGGCCACCGACTTGCGCCCGATCTTGAGCTTGAACACGTTGTGCCGGCGCGCGGCCAGCATCGCCTCGGCTTCGGCGATGTCCTTGGCCGTATCGCCCGAGGCCAGGGTCCAGGCCACGCCCAGGCGATCGCGCACGCGCCCGCCCAGCAGCTCGGACAGCGGCAGTCCACAGCGCTTGCCCTGCGCGTCCAGCAGCGCGGTTTCCACCGCGCACTTGGCGAAATGGTTGCCCTTGACCAGCTTGCCCACGCGCGCCATCAGCGCCTGCACGCGGGTTGCATCGCTGCCGACCAGCACCGGGGCGAAGTAGGTGTCGATGGCCAGCTTCATGCCTTCCGGGCTTTCGGCGCCGTAGGCCAGCCCGGCGATGGTGGTGCCCTCGCCGAGGCCGACCGTGCCGTCGCTGCAGTGCAGGCGCACGATCATCAGGGTCTGGCCGCTCATCGTGGCCACCGACAGGCGGTGCGGGCGGATGGTGGGCAGGTCCAGCAGGAAGGTCTCGACGCGTTCGATCGTCGGGGCTGCGTTGGGGACTGGGGAAAGGGTGCGTTCCATGGATCCGATTCTTGGGACACAGGACCACCCGCGTCCAAGACGATCTTGGTCTTGGAAAATACCTTCAGGGTATTCTTCAAGCCTCAAGCCCTTGTGCGACTGGATTTAATGCGCCGCAACACGGGTCAATTACATAGTTAAGACTTTGGTCTAATCTCATGGATCTGCGCCAGCTCAAGTACTTCGTCACCGTCGCCCGCGAGCGCAATTTCACCCGCGCCGCCGAACTGCTGCACATCGCCCAGCCGCCACTGAGCCGGCAGATCCAGCAGATGGAAGAGGAACTCGGGGTGCAGCTGCTGGTGCGCAGCAGCCGACCGATCCGGCTGACCGACGCCGGCCGCCTGTTCTACGAGGAAGCGCAGCAGGTGCTGGGCCGCGTGGAGCAGATGAAGGACGCCGCGCGCCGCGTGGGCCATGGCGAACGCCGGGTGATCAGCATCGGCTTCGTCGCCTCCACGCTGTACGGCGGCCTGCCCACGGTGGTGCGGCGGTTGCGCCAGGCGCGGCCCGAGGCCGACGTGCGCCTGGTCGAGATGATGTCCGGCCAGCAGGTCGAAGGCCTGAAGAACGGCCGGATCGACATCGGCTTCGGCCGCATCCGCACCAGCGACCTCAGCGTGGAACGGCTGATCCTGCGCGAGGAGCGCCTGGTAGTGGCCATTCCACCGGCGTTCGCACTGGCGGCCGAGGACACGCCGCTGACCCCGGCCGAACTGAAAGGCCAGAAGCTGGTGGTCTACCCCAGCGATCCGCGTCCGAGCTTCGCCGACCAGGTATTGTCGCTGCTGCGCGACCACGGCGTGCGCCCGCCCGAAGTGCAGGAGGTGCGCGAGCTGCAGACCGCGCTGGGCCTGGTCGCGGCCGAAACCGGCGTGTGCCTGATCCCGGCATCCGCGCGCTTGCAGCGTTCGGACCTGAAGTACCGGCTGATCGACGACGAGCACGCGACCTCGCCGATCATCATGAGCTACCGCCGCAACGAGGACGAAGCGCTGATCGCGTTGCTCAAGCAGTTGATCCGGCGAGATGTACGCGGAAAACCCGCCGTGGCTGGACACCTCCTACAATCGCCTGCATACGCCGTAGGAAGCCGCTCCCATGCACGCCACCGACCACGACAGCGCCACCGATGCGCTGCATGACCCCATCGCCGACACCCGCCGCTGGCTGGAGAAGGCCGTGATCGGCCTGAACCTGTGCCCGTTCGCCAAGGCGGTGTACGTCAAGGAGCAGGTGCGTTTCGTGCTGAGCGATGCGACCACGCCCGAGGCGCTGCTGGAGCAGCTGGCCGAGGAACTGCTGGTGCTTCGCGACACCCCGGCCGAGGTGGTCGATACCACCCTGATCGTGCACCCGGACGTGCTGGGCGATTTCATCGACTACAACGACTTCCTGGACAACGCCGACGCCGCGGTGGAAACCCTGGACCTGCAGGGCATCCTGCAGGTGGCCAGCTTCCATCCGGATTACCAGTTCGCCGGGACCGCGCCGGACGATGTGTCCAACTACACCAACCGCTCGCCCTGGCCCACGCTGCACCTGCTGCGCGAAGACAGCGTGGAGCGCGCCGTGGCCGCCTTCCCGGACCCGGATGTGATCGTCGACCGCAACATCGCCACGCTGGACAAGCTGGGCGTGGACGGCTGGCGCCGGCTGATGGCCGATTGACCGACCCGCAGCGGCGTTCGCACCAGGC
Proteins encoded in this window:
- a CDS encoding muconate/chloromuconate family cycloisomerase; amino-acid sequence: MERTLSPVPNAAPTIERVETFLLDLPTIRPHRLSVATMSGQTLMIVRLHCSDGTVGLGEGTTIAGLAYGAESPEGMKLAIDTYFAPVLVGSDATRVQALMARVGKLVKGNHFAKCAVETALLDAQGKRCGLPLSELLGGRVRDRLGVAWTLASGDTAKDIAEAEAMLAARRHNVFKLKIGRKSVAEDVAHVAAIKRAVGDRAAVRVDINMAWSETDALRGLPALADAGCELAEQPVASAAALTRLMRRFPIALMADEVLTGPDSAYALAKVSGADVFAVKTEQSGGLFAALKVGAIADAAGIELYGGTMLEGAVGTIAAAHVFATFPHLQWGTELFGPLLLTEEILAQPLVYRDFHLEVPNAPGLGIALDEDRVNAFRRDRTRTPVITTGTEG
- a CDS encoding LysR family transcriptional regulator, translated to MDLRQLKYFVTVARERNFTRAAELLHIAQPPLSRQIQQMEEELGVQLLVRSSRPIRLTDAGRLFYEEAQQVLGRVEQMKDAARRVGHGERRVISIGFVASTLYGGLPTVVRRLRQARPEADVRLVEMMSGQQVEGLKNGRIDIGFGRIRTSDLSVERLILREERLVVAIPPAFALAAEDTPLTPAELKGQKLVVYPSDPRPSFADQVLSLLRDHGVRPPEVQEVRELQTALGLVAAETGVCLIPASARLQRSDLKYRLIDDEHATSPIIMSYRRNEDEALIALLKQLIRRDVRGKPAVAGHLLQSPAYAVGSRSHARHRPRQRHRCAA
- a CDS encoding DUF1415 domain-containing protein produces the protein MHATDHDSATDALHDPIADTRRWLEKAVIGLNLCPFAKAVYVKEQVRFVLSDATTPEALLEQLAEELLVLRDTPAEVVDTTLIVHPDVLGDFIDYNDFLDNADAAVETLDLQGILQVASFHPDYQFAGTAPDDVSNYTNRSPWPTLHLLREDSVERAVAAFPDPDVIVDRNIATLDKLGVDGWRRLMAD